In Silene latifolia isolate original U9 population chromosome 6, ASM4854445v1, whole genome shotgun sequence, the genomic window CAGGGTTTGATCAATAGGATATGTATAATTTTCTTCCAATTTTGAAATAATTGTTGCGAATGTGATCAAATTAGGATTATGCTGATTTCTTTCTGTTTCTGGGTGATTTGTTAATTTGTTTCTGGGTAATTTAACTATTTGTTTCTTTTTATCTGCATAATTTGAATGAAATTGCATAATTTTATTTAAAGGGGAGAAGAAAGATGGGTGCTTTAATTAATTAGTTGATTGATTGATGCAGTTCTGGTGGTATGTATTAAGAATTTACTTAACTTTGAATGTTTGTTTAGGCTAATGCACAAATTCTTACTTGAGACGTCTCATAACCGTTTTAAATAATCTTAAAAAGGAAAGGGGCTGTGAGACGTCACAAGCAAGAATAGCGGATTCTAATGAAAGCTAGTGTTACTGAGCTGTCATTCTTTAGTTGCAAGCCAAGTGAAATGGGCTTGCTTTACTCATCATTGGCTTTGCTTAAGTtcaaatttttgttctttttcaATGGGGTTTAAGTAGTTCAATAATGATATTCATGTGTTTGTTTTAAAATGTTGTAGGGTGAGAGACTATGGTGTAAAAGTTGTTAGCTTTGCttgattcttctgttttggatggtTTGTCAATTACTGAATGATTGAtgatgtttttgtgtttgtttttttcgAATTGGTGCAGGGTGAAGACTGGTGGTGTAAAGGATTGATGAACGATGCAGAAATCACGTAGAGCTCTTCTGCAACGAAGAGCCTTAGGGAAGGTTATTGGTAGGGATCATTTGTTTAAGTTTTCGCTGTCACTCGTTATCGTTCTTTGGGGCCTCGTCTTTCTTTTGAACTTGTGGATCAGCCATGGTGATATCGATACAGATACAGGTAAGCTGTTTTTTGGTAGTATACTAGTATGTGTGCTGTTTCTTGTTAATACTTGGTTTTCGCATCTTCAATTCTATTAGTGGTTGAACCTGAGCCTGAGGCTGTGTATATCTCAAGCTCttctatttattttatatatctATTTAGTGGAGTTGTTTTTCTGCACTTCTGCGGTCTTGATTCAATAAAGCAAAATGACTCACTGAGCTAGTTTTGTTCCTTTTCATTGTGAAATACTTGTCATTCGATGCAATTGTTGATCCAGTTTTCATTATGGGTCATCTTAAAGGCCTTAAACCAGCCTATCGGTATTAGAGTTGTTTTTGTAACAGAAGTTAATGATGGACCTGCTATCTTAGTAGCTCACTTCTTAGCTGGTGGCCTGTAGTGATTGCTTTCCTATGTTTGTGTGAAAGCCCGATAGGGGACTGTAGATCTACTCAGGTTGGCTGATCAATTTGGGGGTGAATGTTAAAGACACTTAGATTTGGTTGTCCCTGCGCTAATCAAGATTATCACAGAATGCACATGTATCTTGACCTTTTATTGAAGTTTTTCTTCCTCATCAtctttcaattatttatttgctGAAGAGCTACTTTTACTGCAGAAGAATCAAGGCCTATAACCGCGCATAACACCTCAAGCTGGGACGAAGGGAGGCCAGAGAAAAACCCATTGCTTGATTCCTTAGAAACAAATTCTTTTCCTTCATTAGACAATCAGCACTTATCGGAAACTTGTGCTAATGTAGATGAAGTCACTGGCGAGGTACAGTCTGAAAACACCACGAAAGACAAGACAGTCATTGGTGGCTCAGGTTCTGAGGAAAGTTCTGCTGTAGGAAGTACCAATTCAGTTGTGGAACACAGAAAAGAATCAAAAGATAATGGAAAGGCTGACAGGCAAACTCGTACTGTGCCTCTTGGTCTAGATGAATTCAAAAGTAAGGCTCTCAATTCTAAAAGCGCTTATGTATCTGGTGGCACGGGGGGTGTCATTCATCGTATGGAACCTGGGGGTGGTAAGTACAACTATGCTTCTTCTGCAAAAGGAGCTAAAGTGTTGGATTCTAACAAGGAAGCCAAAGGTGCTTCTAATATTTTGAACAAGGATAAGGACAAGTACCTCAGGAACCCATGTTCAGCTGAGGAAAAATTTGTTGTCATTGAACTTTCCGAGGAAACTCTAGTAGATACAATCGAGGTTGCAAACTTTGAGCATTATTCTTCCAATTTGAAAGAATTTGAGCTTCTGGGTAGTTTAGCTTATCCTACACAGAAATGGGTTGAATTGGGTAACTTTTCAGCTGGAAATGTGAAGCATGCTCAAACATTTACTCTCTCAGAACCCAAATGGGTGAGATATTTAAAATTGAAGATATTGAGCCATCACGGGTCCGAATTCTATTGTACACTAAGTAGTATTGAAGTATATGGCGTGGATGCTGTTGAGAGAATGTTGGAGGATCTTATTTCTGATCCCGATAATCATCACGCAGCTACTGAAAAGGAATCAACACCCCATGTTCCTGAATCTTCTGAGCAGAACAGCCCTGATAAGAACGCTTCCAATGGGAACAATTTGGAAGCGAGCCCAAAATCGAAGACGGAATCCGTGACCGATACTGCTCTTGATCCAGTAGAAGAGACACGTCCCCAGCCAGTTAGCAGAATGCCTGGTGATACTGTTCTTAAGATACTAATGCAAAAAGTTAGAGCACTAGACTTGAGCTTATCTGTTTTGGAAAGGTATTTGGAGAATGTTAATGCCAAATACGGTAGCATCTTCAAGGAATTTGACCAAGAGTTGGAAGAGAAAGATGTGGTATTGGAAAAGATAAAATTGGATATGAAGAATGTCGTGGATAGCAAGGATCTCATTGTAAGTTTCTCCATTTATATATTTGCCTTGACTGCTGTTCGCGCCTTCGCAAAGTAGTCCGTACATATTTCTGACCCTTTTTGTTAATGACATATTTTGTTGTTCTAGGCAAAGGATGTTGATGACCTCATGGCCTGGAAATCGCTCGTTGCTGAGCAGATAAATGACTTAATAAAGGATAATGCCATTCTCAGGTTGGTCATTGGTGTTTGCTTCCTCAGCTTCTGTGTTTTTAGTTCCATTTTCTGCTTATTTTTCCCCTGTGAACATATAGTGTTTCAAACTTCAAAGTATTCTAGTGGAATGAGGCTAGTCGGGCAACACTACAGTTTCCTGGCCACACGGGCTTTTCTTTCTCCTTTCGGTTAATTGCAACAGATTGCAACTTTATAATCTATTGCATAATCATCACTTTTTTATCTGCAGCTCTATACCATTAAGTATGAGGTGGCTACATGTAAGCATCGGCGAAGGCATATAAGTTTATCGCTGGGTTTATTTCCTGACAACTGTGAGATGAGGAACTCAATAGGGTCATATTTTAGATCCTCAGCCCTAATTTCTTCCCTTTTTCCCCCTTCACTTCAAGCTTTTGCCTTCCCGACTTAATGTTCGGGTTTTGTTCGGTTACGAATGTTGTTGACCCAAGTTTCAGCTACATAATTCGCGAAttttcatgattaatgcaagctgaTTGTGTTTGTGGTTCTTAAGTTATATCTGACTGCCATTGTAATAACTAATTACAACTGTTTTGCAGGTCGGACGTGAGAAAGGTGCGGGAAAATCAGATGTACATGGAGAGTAAAGGGATTGTGGTGTTTGTGATAAGCCTGTTTTTCGGGTTTTTGGGCATTGTAATGTTATTCCGAGATGTAATAGTAAATAGTGTTAATAAGTCGCAGAAGTCCGGGAAATTTTGGTGGGTGAGGTCTTCCTGGAGTTTCCTATTTTTGAGCTGTAGTATTACTGTACTCATCCTTTCATTATAATTAAGTAATAGTATCTGCTATTTATCTTTCAAGTTCTCACATGTACATATTAATTTGTATTCCAGATTATTATTGTGATAGTCTCTGCATTTTCAATTCTGATCTCAAAACTAGATTTACATACAGTGTAACTCTTGATGCATACTTTTTTCGCAAATCGTGGGATCCAATACAATATGATTATATGAACCACACACGCCCCCTCCCTAAAAAAAAGATCTTGCTTTGATGAAGTTTACAGAACTGAAGAATGTATGATCTCTGTTTTCTCTCACTTGTTCATTTTGACTTTGTGGACCTTGACTAGACCATGCCATCTACCACAGTCCATCGCAGCAGCCACTTTAGCAACAGACAATCTGTCGTTGCAACAAATGGGGACACTCGTTTCTAGAGATGGGAGACAATCCGCCGCAAAGACAACTTGGCAAAACACTTCCAGTATTTCCGATGAATTTTTCCGTCGCAAATCCCATGTTTAGTAGCGGACAGGCCGTTCCATCATTACAATAGGAGTTGAGTAAATCCGATCCAAATGGTCTCATTCATTGAGATGACAATGTCTATCTTCCCCATGTAGACTCAGTCACATGCTGATTATGTAATCACATGAATTCCACCCGAGTTTACGACAATTTCATCTCATATATTGAGGAGAGATTTGAAATCAACAGGGAAAATATACTGATCACTCCCCAAGATATTGAGATCTGCGCCTGTGTACAGAAACAAGTGACTGCCTTCACAGCTTTGTGCAGCTCAAGTACATATTTCACATGTTTCAAAGAATCCACCATGAATAACAAGAAATTGCAATAATCCGTGTAAAAAAGAACTGCACTGGGTCATTGTTGTGTAACAAAAAATTTATCCAAAAATGAACAGTTTTGACAGATGTTAAGTAATGTTCCCCATTTAGGCCTCTGAGAATACAACTTAGGGAGAAACAATGAAAATAACGAGAAATGAACAATATATCAAATATGACAGTGTCTAGTTAATGTGATCCTGGTTGGAGGAGTCAGTCTGAATAGGGGTGTCTGTGTTTGGGCCTACAAAATCGGCTTCAGCAAACAGTTCCCAAGAAATGTTTCAGGATGAGTTCCTTAAGCGGTTTTGAAGCTCTTGGACCATTGTATCTCTAGGGATGGAGACCTCTAACTTGGTTTTTACGTCTCTCACTTTGACAATCCCGGCATTCAGTTCCCGGTCACCGACCATCACTGCTAAGGGAATTCCTGATGCTTCGGCACGCTCAAATATTTTCACAACCTTTTTAACAATTGTGTATTCTGCTTTTATTTTGGCCCTCCATAGCTCACTTACCAGTTCTGCTGCCAGGGTTAAATCGTCCCCCATTACACCAACCAATACCTCGGTTTCATTAGCTCGAATCACCTGCCACAAATGTTACATTGGTATCCTTGTCAGTTGTCAGTTGTCAGTTGGATGATCGAAATCTTTTAAATTACATATTACCACGGAActgactcaaaaaaaaaaaccaagaaatCTGGGCTAAGTATCCTTCCACAAAAAAGCCTAAACTGAATTTAATTTAGAAGTTAGAGTTTACATCACTGAACTCCATTGTCTCAGATTCTCAGAAAATTGTTTCAAATAAGGGTAGGGAGGATTACAATTAACATATTTCAAGAAGTTCGGAACTTCAAATAAGGGTAGACAACCAAAGTGGCTTGAGTGTAGTGGAGTGCGGGAGTGCCTCAAAGCATTGCAATGGCAAcgaattgagaggtcccgggttcgactccctACACGGGAGTGCTGCGGTTACCTGTCACCCTAAAGGATGTCTTACATGGCACACGTGGTTTGCAGGGTATTGCATgtgcccggggggattcaacccctcgtcaccaaaaaaaaaaaaaaaaaaaaagggtagaCAGTCCCTGAGTCCCACTAAAAAAAATGGGAGTC contains:
- the LOC141585831 gene encoding SUN domain-containing protein 4; protein product: MQKSRRALLQRRALGKVIGRDHLFKFSLSLVIVLWGLVFLLNLWISHGDIDTDTEESRPITAHNTSSWDEGRPEKNPLLDSLETNSFPSLDNQHLSETCANVDEVTGEVQSENTTKDKTVIGGSGSEESSAVGSTNSVVEHRKESKDNGKADRQTRTVPLGLDEFKSKALNSKSAYVSGGTGGVIHRMEPGGGKYNYASSAKGAKVLDSNKEAKGASNILNKDKDKYLRNPCSAEEKFVVIELSEETLVDTIEVANFEHYSSNLKEFELLGSLAYPTQKWVELGNFSAGNVKHAQTFTLSEPKWVRYLKLKILSHHGSEFYCTLSSIEVYGVDAVERMLEDLISDPDNHHAATEKESTPHVPESSEQNSPDKNASNGNNLEASPKSKTESVTDTALDPVEETRPQPVSRMPGDTVLKILMQKVRALDLSLSVLERYLENVNAKYGSIFKEFDQELEEKDVVLEKIKLDMKNVVDSKDLIAKDVDDLMAWKSLVAEQINDLIKDNAILRSDVRKVRENQMYMESKGIVVFVISLFFGFLGIVMLFRDVIVNSVNKSQKSGKFWWVRSSWSFLFLSCSITVLILSL